In a single window of the Nitrospirota bacterium genome:
- the rsmA gene encoding ribosomal RNA small subunit methyltransferase A, which translates to MKKNLGQHFLYNRQIVQQIVKTAELEPDDLVIEIGPGLGIMTTMLAEIVKKVIAIELDHTLFNRLQTTFASYKNIELIHGDAMKYPYEFLPYFKVVANIPYYITTPIIFRLLEAKKHLKSMTLTVQKEVAERIIAKPGGKAYGVLTIMVQYHGHSTLKFLIPKKAFRPVPEVDSAVVHIRILEKPPVDVKDNNLFFRIIKTAFSQRRKMLSNSLKSICPDTKEWLKRISIDPERRPETLSIEEFALLANSL; encoded by the coding sequence ATGAAGAAAAACCTTGGACAGCATTTTTTATACAACCGTCAAATAGTCCAACAGATTGTCAAAACAGCAGAACTTGAACCTGATGATCTTGTGATTGAGATTGGGCCGGGACTGGGTATTATGACAACGATGCTTGCAGAGATAGTGAAAAAAGTCATAGCTATAGAACTTGATCATACTTTATTCAACAGATTACAAACTACATTCGCTTCATACAAAAACATAGAACTGATTCATGGAGATGCAATGAAATATCCTTATGAATTTCTTCCATATTTCAAGGTTGTTGCAAATATACCTTATTATATTACTACACCAATTATTTTCAGGTTGCTTGAAGCAAAAAAGCATCTGAAATCCATGACACTCACCGTTCAAAAGGAAGTCGCAGAAAGGATAATTGCAAAGCCCGGAGGTAAAGCTTATGGTGTTCTTACGATTATGGTTCAATATCACGGGCATTCAACTTTGAAATTCTTGATTCCCAAAAAGGCTTTCAGACCTGTCCCAGAGGTAGATTCTGCAGTTGTCCATATCAGAATACTTGAAAAACCTCCTGTTGATGTAAAAGACAACAATCTTTTTTTTAGAATTATTAAGACAGCTTTTTCTCAAAGAAGAAAAATGCTTTCTAATTCTTTAAAAAGTATATGCCCCGACACAAAAGAATGGTTAAAAAGGATATCTATTGATCCTGAAAGAAGACCTGAAACTCTGAGCATAGAAGAGTTTGCATTACTTGCAAATAGCCTATAA
- a CDS encoding MFS transporter — protein MITLNKKRIISWVLFDFANSSYSAVIAAVVFPIYYAQTIVGNEDGYGDLWWGRAISISMGIVAFTAPLLGGIADYRGLRKKFLFIYTIISVCAIASLPVVEKGMIFEGFLLIVVANVGMEGGLVFYNSFLPRIAPLEYQGRISAWGYMIGYVGSIISLLLALPLVKSGRYDAAWLMVAIFFFIFSLPAFFFLPQDKKGQIPLIHAGLKGMKHTLIILREIFAKKELRKYLISFFIYEDGVNTVIVFSSIFAATTFGFTPQELIALFLVVQTTAFWGSLLLAKPIDFWGPKKVVIISLLMWTSVSIFAFFAHTKTEFWIIAIVAGFGLGTVQAASRALYSQFIPEGKEAEYFGVYSMAGKSSAVLGPLIFGYLSTTFGNQRPAIISVAVFFIVGLVILSFVSGGGPNIKK, from the coding sequence TGTTATCGCAGCAGTAGTTTTCCCTATTTATTATGCCCAAACTATTGTAGGAAATGAAGATGGTTATGGTGACCTTTGGTGGGGGCGAGCAATCTCAATAAGCATGGGAATAGTTGCATTCACCGCTCCTTTATTGGGAGGTATTGCAGATTATAGAGGCTTGAGAAAAAAATTTCTCTTTATTTATACAATTATAAGTGTATGTGCTATTGCAAGCCTGCCTGTAGTTGAGAAGGGAATGATATTTGAGGGTTTTTTGCTTATTGTCGTTGCCAATGTTGGTATGGAGGGAGGGCTTGTATTTTATAATTCCTTTCTTCCGAGAATAGCTCCTTTAGAATATCAGGGCAGGATTTCTGCCTGGGGATACATGATAGGTTACGTTGGCTCTATTATTTCCTTGTTATTGGCATTGCCACTGGTAAAATCCGGAAGATATGATGCTGCATGGCTCATGGTTGCAATTTTCTTTTTCATATTTTCACTGCCTGCTTTCTTTTTTTTACCTCAAGATAAAAAAGGCCAGATACCATTAATACATGCAGGTTTAAAAGGCATGAAACATACATTGATTATTTTAAGAGAAATTTTTGCCAAGAAGGAACTCAGAAAATATCTAATATCCTTCTTTATTTATGAGGATGGGGTAAATACTGTAATAGTTTTTTCAAGTATCTTCGCTGCAACTACTTTTGGATTTACACCGCAGGAATTGATTGCCCTTTTTCTTGTTGTTCAGACTACAGCTTTTTGGGGTTCACTCTTATTAGCAAAACCAATAGACTTTTGGGGTCCCAAAAAAGTGGTTATCATATCACTGCTTATGTGGACATCTGTTTCGATTTTCGCCTTTTTTGCACATACAAAAACAGAATTCTGGATAATTGCTATTGTTGCAGGGTTTGGACTCGGTACAGTTCAAGCCGCCTCACGTGCATTATATTCACAATTCATCCCTGAAGGAAAAGAAGCAGAATATTTTGGTGTATATTCAATGGCAGGAAAATCATCTGCAGTTCTTGGGCCTCTTATCTTTGGATATCTTTCAACTACATTCGGGAATCAAAGACCAGCAATTATTTCTGTAGCAGTATTCTTTATTGTAGGTTTAGTGATTCTGTCTTTTGTTAGTGGAGGTGGACCAAACATTAAAAAGTAA